One stretch of Bacteroidota bacterium DNA includes these proteins:
- a CDS encoding NRDE family protein yields the protein MAHGWALTKPTICALTNYRDLNNINTNAPLKRPFGEQFLKGKLHTDEMHQLLKTQGRLYNGFNLIYGDVSALFYYSNVTDQVRQLYPAFMASAMPCLTRHGRKWSTVRLHLNNSLKEPLNPLLLSKY from the coding sequence GTGGCACATGGATGGGCATTAACAAAACCGACAATTTGCGCGCTCACCAACTACCGCGATTTAAACAATATCAACACCAATGCACCCCTCAAGAGGCCATTTGGTGAGCAATTTTTGAAAGGAAAACTGCATACCGACGAAATGCATCAACTCTTGAAAACCCAGGGCCGACTTTACAACGGATTTAACCTCATTTATGGCGATGTAAGCGCATTATTCTACTATTCCAACGTGACCGACCAGGTTCGGCAACTCTATCCGGCATTTATGGCCTCAGCAATGCCCTGCTTGACACGCCATGGCCGAAAGTGGTCAACAGTAAGGCTGCATTTAAACAACAGCCTGAAGGAGCCCCTGAACCCACTCCTTTTATCGAAATATTAA
- a CDS encoding NRDE family protein translates to MLNQLRISASRLLPLYFGWNRDEFYNQRRKLQWEDEFPEILAGKDLQEGGTWMGINKTDNLRAHQLPRFKQYQHQCTPQEAIW, encoded by the coding sequence GTGCTTAATCAACTTCGCATTTCAGCATCACGCCTCCTACCTCTTTATTTTGGTTGGAACAGGGATGAATTTTATAATCAGCGACGCAAGTTGCAGTGGGAAGATGAATTTCCGGAAATTTTGGCAGGCAAAGATTTACAGGAAGGTGGCACATGGATGGGCATTAACAAAACCGACAATTTGCGCGCTCACCAACTACCGCGATTTAAACAATATCAACACCAATGCACCCCTCAAGAGGCCATTTGGTGA